TGCAACGCACTGAGGCCCTCTGGAGCGTTCAGGTGAAGACGGTGTTGCATCTGGAAGATGTGGCAAACAACGTTCACTCTGCCGACCGTCAATTTAAAACAGAATTTCCGTGTCAGCGATCGCAACTGGAGAGATTTCTATATAGCGCCTCGATCCAATGGTACTGGGAGTGTCTATTAAAGGCGCCATTCCTTAAAGCCCTGTGCGTCTTGACGGCCAGCATGTCGGCGATGGTCGTATGGAGCGAACTGACATTTTTCAGCAGGCACCCGGTACTCTCGATATTCGCCAATGTGATAAATGTGGCCAAGAGTAGCTATGACTTCCTGACCATTGAGGTGTTCTCCATGGTGGTGCTGTGTTACTTCTTCTATTGCACCTATTCCACGATTCTTCGGATTCGCTTCCTAAATCTTTACTACCTGGCACCGCATCATCAGACCAATGAGCACAGCTTGATCTTCAGTGGAATGCTGCTCTGTCGTCTAACGCCGCCAATGTGTCTCAATTTTCTCGGACTCATTCACATGGATTCGCATATAATACAAAAGGTGGGTTAGCTATCATATGATCATTCCATGTCTATTTAACAACATTATATTGCAGCGCATAATGGAAACGTATTATACACAAATCATGGGTCACATGGACGTGATTGGCATCATCTCGAATGGCTTCAACATCTATTTTCCAATGTGCATGCTGGCGTTCTGTCTGGCCACCTGGTTCAGTCTAGGAAGTCGTGCTCTGAATGCGTTGGGCTTTCAACAGTTTTTGCAGAATGAAACGATTGCCACGGAATTAGTCCAGGAGGGAAAAGATTTGATAGCACGCGAAAAGCGACGGCGTCAGCGTGCCGAGGAGGCAATGGCCAGGCGACGAGACTTTACCAGACCCGACACTCTGCCCAGTCATGACTATTTGGGCAAATACCGCGGAGCAGGCAGTAATGGCGGTGGCGGAGGCGGAGCCGGAAGTCTACTGATTGGTCATCGCACTTCAGCTGATGGTCTTTTACGGGATGGCGATGTCAGTATTGATTATGCTGCCGTTGCCTCCTCCTCGGCTCTCGGCGTGCCTCGTTCGCTGTCAGAGGAGATCAACGATCGCTTTGGCGTTAGCACACAAATGCAGATCGGCTTTCGAGGCACAAACGAACAGGATGAAGTCTTCGAGGCTGAGAACGAACGTCGCATCGTTGGACCACCACCCCGTGGACTCTTTGATGATGTTTAGACTCGAAATTCGTGCAATATTGCAAttgatttagttaatttaatttaattattaagttaAAACCTCTCCGCTGCTGTTCCTTGTCACAAATATTGTacacatttcaataaaataactcTAGCTAAGGCGTTTAATGTAGTCTATATATTTCTTGGTATGCTCGCTTCTATTTCTTGTCAGCCAGGACGTCAACCATTCTCAGTGAAGAGGAGCGACTTCTTGCAGTCTTGTCTTCTTCAGAGCTCGACATCTGATGATCCTTGGATTTGAGCAGTTCCGTTATGGGATGTTTTCTGATGCTCTTCCTTCCACGAACACAGCCACATCGCGATGTTAGAGGCGTCTCGGGCCAGTGCGAAGACATGTCCAGAGTCAGTGACAAGTCAAAGCCTTTGACATGGCCATGGTGTAACTATACAGGTCACATCGAACGCTCTCGATTTCATAGGTCAAACGATTTAAGTTTGTCTAGATAATAGTCTTTTAAAATggcttgattttattttgttatacagtaaacatttaaaagagcaaatataaataaaagtaacacTAAGGTCAGTTAAAATTTGAGTTCCGTTTGTCCTACGACAGAGCTTTTGATTCAACCTGCATAATAATAGCACCATGAAAGTGACAGTTTTTagcagcgttgccagacaatgaaaaatcataataatttaaaattgcattcgAATTTCGAACTTCTTTAATGacatgcatgtatgtgtgtgtgtctgcgtcTGTGTTTGTGTCGCACCTTCAAATGGGAGTTGAAATCTGTAACATTTGTAACAAATACATAACACAATTGTAACAACTTGAGTATTAACCAGATGGTcgtttgcttcttcttctttatcaGGGTTGcgcgcatgtgtgtgtgctttagATTccgtctatatatatatagtttagaGATCGGTTTGAAATTATTCATCGCCGCCTCCCTCTTCGTCCTCATCGAATTCACCCTCCTCATCGGCAGTTGCCTCCTGGTACTGCTGATACTCTGATACCAAATCGTTCATGT
The genomic region above belongs to Drosophila innubila isolate TH190305 chromosome 3R unlocalized genomic scaffold, UK_Dinn_1.0 2_E_3R, whole genome shotgun sequence and contains:
- the LOC117789796 gene encoding LMBR1 domain-containing protein 2 homolog → MAYLLTFGIIAALFLASILLYRYGNIPRQHILVTLSVLTAWCFSFLIVFTIPLDVTSTLYRQCLEEHKPAPAPESANVHGNTSTSTSTLHPQECQEPWGMVPESVFPNLWRIIYWSSQFLTWLIMPLMQSYLKAGDFTIKGKLKSALIENAIYYGSYLFICGVLLIYIAVKGVSLDWQKLKAIASSASNTWGLFLLVLLLGYALVEVPRSLWNNAKPGFALQYAYFKAAKLSTDKAEAEEHVDDVLESLQCISRAVPNNHVLRPCVETIMRKVPIELQERASRNFSRSGANGMGGTSSTIVPSEKALVRIHKQVIKSLQTLQRTEALWSVQVKTVLHLEDVANNVHSADRQFKTEFPCQRSQLERFLYSASIQWYWECLLKAPFLKALCVLTASMSAMVVWSELTFFSRHPVLSIFANVINVAKSSYDFLTIEVFSMVVLCYFFYCTYSTILRIRFLNLYYLAPHHQTNEHSLIFSGMLLCRLTPPMCLNFLGLIHMDSHIIQKRIMETYYTQIMGHMDVIGIISNGFNIYFPMCMLAFCLATWFSLGSRALNALGFQQFLQNETIATELVQEGKDLIAREKRRRQRAEEAMARRRDFTRPDTLPSHDYLGKYRGAGSNGGGGGGAGSLLIGHRTSADGLLRDGDVSIDYAAVASSSALGVPRSLSEEINDRFGVSTQMQIGFRGTNEQDEVFEAENERRIVGPPPRGLFDDV
- the LOC117789800 gene encoding uncharacterized protein LOC117789800 — protein: MSSHWPETPLTSRCGCVRGRKSIRKHPITELLKSKDHQMSSSEEDKTARSRSSSLRMVDVLADKK